The Mesorhizobium sp. INR15 region CTGGCGAGCAGGATGCAGTCGAGCGGCGCCCGGTGCATTACCTCAAGGCAGATCGGCACTTCATTGACCCCGAGGCCATAGGCGGAAATGGCGCCGGAGCGTTTCAATTCGTCCAGCGCCTTGATCCCGCCGTCCATCAACTGGCGGAAATGCAATTTGGTCTTTTCGATACCATGCGTGTAGGCGCCGATGTCATGGACGTAGAGGATATCGATCTTGTTGAGGCCGAGCCTGGCATAGCTGAACTCGACCGAGCGCATGATCCCGTCATAGGAATAATCATAGTCGACCGCGAAGGGCAGTGGTTCGACATAGGAGTGGTCCGGGACCTGGTCTTCCGGCACCGGACGAAGCAGGCGGCCGACCTTGGTCGACAGCACGTAGGAATCGCGCGGCTTGTAGCGCAGGAAATCGCCGAAGCGCCGTTCCGACAGGCCGAAGCCATAGAAGGGCGCGGTGTCGAAGTAACGCAAGCCGGCTTCCCAGGCGCCTTGCAGCGTTTCCATGGCCGCCTCGCGGGAAGAGGCCCGGTAGAGGCCCCCTATTGCCGCACCGCCGAAGCTGATTTCCGTGACCTCCAGCGCGGTTTGACCGATGCGGCGCGATTCCATGCAAAACCTCCCGTTGCCGGCCGACTGCGGCCTGTCGACGTCTTTTCGGCACAAAGCATGCCCGAAGAGTCGCAAGGCGCGCTTTGGATTTCTATTGCTGGCTTTCGTTGCGCCCCGGAGCCCGAGCCCGGAGTGCGGTGACCTGGATCAGAGCGTCGCGCCGAGGTGCCAGGGCACGAACTCGTTGTCGCCGTAGCCAAAATCTTCGCTCTTGGTCTTGCGGCCGGAGGCTGTCTCGACAATCAGTTCGAAGATTTCGCGGCCCATGCCGGCAATGGTCTTCTCGCCCGAGGCGATGACGCCGCAGTTTACGTCCATGTCCTCTTCCATCTGGTGGTACATGGTCGAATTGGTGGCAACCTTGATCGATGGCGTCGGCCTGCAGCCGAAGCAGGAACCGCGCCCGGTGGTGAAGACGATGACGTTGGCGCCGCCCGCCACCTGGCCCGTGGCTGACACCGGGTCGTAACCGGGCGTGTCCATGAACACCAGCCCGCTGCCGGTGACCTTCTCGGCATAGCCGAAGACGCCATTGAGCGGCGTCTGGCCACCCTTGGCCACCGCGCCCAGCGACTTTTCCAGGATGGTGGTGAGACCGCCGCGCTTGTTGCCGGGCGACGGATTGTTGTCGATAGAGGCGCCATGCTTGGCGACATGCTCTTCCCACCACTTGACGTAGCCGTCGAGCTTCTTGGCGATCTCAGGCGACGCCGCGCGATAGGCAAGCAGATGCTCGGCACCGTAGATTTCGGTGGTCTCGGACAGGATGCCGATGCCGCCGACGCCGGCCAGGATATCGACAGCCGCGCCCAGCGCCGGATTGGCGGTGATGCCCGACATGCCATCCGAGCCGCCGCATTGCAGGCCAACGACGATCTCGCTGACCGGGATCGGCTCCCGCTTCAGGTGGCCGACTTCTTCCGCGATCTCGGCCAGGACAAGCATCGCCTTCTCGACCGATTTGCGCGAACCGCCGGCATCCTGGATGTTGAAATGGCGCTTGCCGGCGGCAACGCCTTTCTGGCCATAGAGCGTGAGCTGGTTGACCTCGCAGCCCAAGCCGACCATCAGCACGCCGCCGAAATTGGGATGGCGGGCATAGCCGGCCAGGGTGCGGTGCAGCACCATCATGCCGTCACCGGTGCCGCTCATGCCGCAGCCTTGGCCATGGACGATGGGCACGAAGCCGTCGATGCCGGGATATTTCGGCAGCAAGGTCCGGTTGGCGGTGTCGGCTATGGAATGGCAGACAGTGGCCGAGCAGTTGACGCTGGCGAGGATGCCGATGAAGTTGCGCGTGCCGGCGCGTCCGTCGGCGCGGCGGTAGCCCATGAAGGTGCGTGCACGGTCGGCTTCGGTCGCGTGCTCGGCCTCGCTCGGCGGCACCACCGGCAAGCGGCCGGATTCGAAAACCAGGTTGTGCGAATGGACATGCTCGCCAGGCGCGATGTCCTGGGTGGCGCGGCCGATCGCCTGCGCGTATTTCACCACGGCTTCGCCCGCCGGGATCGGCTTGATCGCGACCTTGTGGCCGGGCTCGATCAGCGCGGCGGCAACCGCGCCGCCTGGAAGGGTTGTGCCGATCTCGATGCGGCCATTGGCGACCGCGACATTGTCGGCGGGGGACAGAAGAATGCTGTTTGAGACGTTCACGGGCGGTTTCCTGGGTGTGATCCTGGGAGGTGCGGGCGGATTGACACGCGGCTGTTAAGAGTTAATGTCTTTTATCGTGAAAAAACAGTTTTGCGTCAATTGTTTTTTCGCTGAGAGTTCCGCATGCCTTCGAGTGTTCCAAAAGGCGATTCCGCTTTTCACGGTCATGGGAACGTCATATTGCGCTTCAAGCCGGCAGCTGCAAGCGCCGGTGTGCAACGGGTCTGGGGATGTCGAAGAGCAACAACGTCTACAAGGACGCCTACAACAGATGCCTTCGGCTGCTCGACGAAACGCGCAGCCTGCCGTCGGAGCCGGAACTTGGCACGTTGCTGGGCGTCAGCCGCACGACCGTGCGCACCATCCTGGCGCGCATGGAAGAGACCGGGCTGATTGCCTGGAACAAGCGCGCCAAGACGGTGCTGCGCGAGCCGCGTCCTGATGATTTCTTCCCCGAGGAAGAGACCGACACGCTGGCACAGATCATCGAGCGCTCTTTCATGCGTCGGCTGCTTGCCAGCGGCGCCGAGGCCGGGATGCAGATCAACGAGCTCGAACTGGCACGCGAGATCGGTGTCGGCACCACCAGCGTGCGCGAATTCCTGATCCGCTTTTCGCGCTTCGGCCTGATCGAGAAGCGCCGCAACAGTCACTGGGTGCTGAAAGGCTTCACCCGCGCCTTCGCGCTGGAGCTGACCGAAATCCGCGAGATGTTCGAATTGCGCTCGGCGGCGGCCTTTGCCGCCCTGCCGCCGGAAAGTCCGGTCTGGGCTGATCTTGACCGTCTAGAAGACGAGCATCGCCTGCTGGCGGGAGAGATCGCTGCCCGCTTCAACGAGTTCTCGGAGCTGGACGAGCGCTTCCACCGGCTGATCCATCGCGCATCGCACAACCGTTTCATCGTCGATTTCTACGATGTCATCGCCATGATCTTCCACTACCACTATCAGTGGAACAAGGCGCAGGAACGCGAGCGCAACGAAGTGGCGGTCGGCGAGCATCTCGCTTACATCGCGGCGCTCAAATCGCGCGATCTCGGCAAGGTCGATGCCGCCTGCCGCAAGCACCTGAAGTCGGCACGGCATACTTTGCTGACCTCCATTCCAGAGAGCCGGCAGCCGCCAAGATCCTGACAGCGCCGCGTTGCCGCAGCCTTGAATTGGCGATTTTCCCGTTGCCGGCCTCGTGCTAGGGATGTTTCGTTGCTGCGAAGAGGCAAGGCTTTGAGCGCCAAGAGGAGACGATGGAGCATACCGGTCGCGTTCGCCGCGGCCTATCTGCTATTACTCCAGTCCGTCCTCGCCACCTTCGCCGCCGGCATGGCGCCGAACCCTTCACAGCTCGACGCCTTCGGCAATGTCATCTGCACCCGGGAAGGGGCGACCCAGCTGCCCGGGGGCAATCCGCCGCCGTCGCATCTGCCTTCATGCTGCGTGCTTGGCTGCAGCATGTTTTCGCCAGCCTATGCACCGCCGCCTGATGCCGGCCTGGCGCTGGGCACGCTTTCTTTCGAGACGGTGGCCTTTGTTTTTCCGGCTGTCACGCACCTTGATTTCGCGCGTGAACGCTCGCCATCGAACCCGCGCGCGCCGCCACTGGCGGCCTGAGTCCGTTCGTCCGGCGGAACCTTTCGCCGGCGCACCCGTCAAAAGATCAAAATCGTTCGCGGCCGCTTAACGGCGCGATCATCAATTCATGGAGCAACCATGTCTCACTCTATCCGCACCGCCGCGCGTGCGCCTGCGTTCAGCCGCTTTCGGCACGCTTTCGAACAGCGGCTCGGCATCATCTTGTTCGCTCTCGCCCTGTTGTTCGCCGGCGGCCAGGCTGCGCTGGCGCACGAGTTCAAGGTCGGCGATCTCGAGATCGGCCATCCTTGGTCCCGCGCGACACCTGCCGGCGCCAAAGTGGCCGGCGGCTATTTCACCATCACCAACAAAGGCAGCACGGCGGACCGGTTGGTGTCGATTTCTTCCGACATTTCCGAGAAGGCCGAGCTGCATGAGATGGGGGTCAAGGATGGTGTCATGACCATGCGGCCAGTCAGCGACGGTCTGGAGATTCCGGCCGGCGGCAAGGTCGCGCTGGCGCCGGGCGGCTATCATCTGATGTTCATCGGCCTGAAGCAGCAGCCGAAGCAAGGTGAGAAATTCTCCGCCACGCTGACCTTCGAAAAGGCCGGCACGGTCAGCGTCGATTTCGCCGTCGAAGGGATGGGCGAGATGGGCAGCATGGACCATGCCGAGTGATTTGACCAACTCCACAAAATTTTGAAAATCAGAGGGACTATTATGAACAAGTATCTTTTGCCGGCAGCCGTGCTTCTCGTTCTCGGGACCAGCTCCGCTTTCGCACACATCACACTCGAAACGCAGGAAGCACCGGTCGGAGCCAACTACAAAGCGGTCCTGCGTGTGCCGCATGGCTGTGACGGCAAGGCAACGACTGCCGTGCGTGTGCAGATCCCGGAAGGGGTGATCGCGGTCAAGCCGATGCCGAAGGCGGGCTGGACGCTGCAGACCAAGAAGGGCAAGTACGACAAGTCCTACCAGCTCTATGGCCAGGCGGTGACCGATGGCGTCAAGGAAGTGGACTGGAGCGGCGGCAGCCTGCCCGACGAATTCTACGACGAGTTCGTCTTCCGCGTGATGCTGACCGAGGGCCTTCCTGTCGGCCAGAAGCTCTATTTCCCGGTTGTGCAGGAATGCGATGGCGCCGCCGATCGCTGGATCGAGATCCCCGCCGCCGGGCAAGATGAGGATGCGCTGGAGAATCCGGCGCCTGGCATCAAGCTCCTGCCCAAGAAATAGCTGTTCCAGCGGCGCGCCCGGTTCCATTTTGGGCGACGGCGCGCCGCTGATTTGCATGGCCGTGATTTGCATGGCCCATTGATTTGCATGGCCCATTGATTTGCATGGCAATGACATGAACGCGATAATCTCACTGCGGACGGTCGACTTGAGCGGCAAGGTGGCCTGCCGCATTGCCGGCGGACTGCTGGCAATGGTCATGCTGCTGCTGGTCATGGCGGCACCCAATCCGGCCTTCGCCCATGCCGCGCTGATCAAGACCGAGCCGGCCGATGGTGCACTGCTGGCGCAAAGCCCGGCGCAATTCATCATCACCTTCAGCGAGCCGGTGTCACCGCTGGTGCTGACCCTGGTGAAACCCGACGGCACGCCGGTGCCGCTGACCTCCTTCCGTCTCAGCTACCAGTCGGTTGAAATCGACAATCCGCAAACGCTCAAGCCTGGCACGCATGTTCTGAGCTGGCGCGTGATTTCCACGGACGGTCATCCGGTCGGCGGCTCGATCCTGTTTTCCGTCGGTGCGCCCACCGAGCCGCCGGCGATCTCCGAGGCTGTCGACTGGGGGCTGCGGTCGGCGGTCTGGACCGGCAAGGTTTTTCTCTACATCGGCCTTTTCCTTGGCATCG contains the following coding sequences:
- a CDS encoding UxaA family hydrolase, which translates into the protein MNVSNSILLSPADNVAVANGRIEIGTTLPGGAVAAALIEPGHKVAIKPIPAGEAVVKYAQAIGRATQDIAPGEHVHSHNLVFESGRLPVVPPSEAEHATEADRARTFMGYRRADGRAGTRNFIGILASVNCSATVCHSIADTANRTLLPKYPGIDGFVPIVHGQGCGMSGTGDGMMVLHRTLAGYARHPNFGGVLMVGLGCEVNQLTLYGQKGVAAGKRHFNIQDAGGSRKSVEKAMLVLAEIAEEVGHLKREPIPVSEIVVGLQCGGSDGMSGITANPALGAAVDILAGVGGIGILSETTEIYGAEHLLAYRAASPEIAKKLDGYVKWWEEHVAKHGASIDNNPSPGNKRGGLTTILEKSLGAVAKGGQTPLNGVFGYAEKVTGSGLVFMDTPGYDPVSATGQVAGGANVIVFTTGRGSCFGCRPTPSIKVATNSTMYHQMEEDMDVNCGVIASGEKTIAGMGREIFELIVETASGRKTKSEDFGYGDNEFVPWHLGATL
- a CDS encoding copper chaperone PCu(A)C; translation: MSHSIRTAARAPAFSRFRHAFEQRLGIILFALALLFAGGQAALAHEFKVGDLEIGHPWSRATPAGAKVAGGYFTITNKGSTADRLVSISSDISEKAELHEMGVKDGVMTMRPVSDGLEIPAGGKVALAPGGYHLMFIGLKQQPKQGEKFSATLTFEKAGTVSVDFAVEGMGEMGSMDHAE
- a CDS encoding YcnI family protein is translated as MNKYLLPAAVLLVLGTSSAFAHITLETQEAPVGANYKAVLRVPHGCDGKATTAVRVQIPEGVIAVKPMPKAGWTLQTKKGKYDKSYQLYGQAVTDGVKEVDWSGGSLPDEFYDEFVFRVMLTEGLPVGQKLYFPVVQECDGAADRWIEIPAAGQDEDALENPAPGIKLLPKK
- a CDS encoding GntR family transcriptional regulator; translated protein: MSKSNNVYKDAYNRCLRLLDETRSLPSEPELGTLLGVSRTTVRTILARMEETGLIAWNKRAKTVLREPRPDDFFPEEETDTLAQIIERSFMRRLLASGAEAGMQINELELAREIGVGTTSVREFLIRFSRFGLIEKRRNSHWVLKGFTRAFALELTEIREMFELRSAAAFAALPPESPVWADLDRLEDEHRLLAGEIAARFNEFSELDERFHRLIHRASHNRFIVDFYDVIAMIFHYHYQWNKAQERERNEVAVGEHLAYIAALKSRDLGKVDAACRKHLKSARHTLLTSIPESRQPPRS
- a CDS encoding DUF2946 family protein, with product MPVAFAAAYLLLLQSVLATFAAGMAPNPSQLDAFGNVICTREGATQLPGGNPPPSHLPSCCVLGCSMFSPAYAPPPDAGLALGTLSFETVAFVFPAVTHLDFARERSPSNPRAPPLAA
- a CDS encoding aldo/keto reductase; translation: MESRRIGQTALEVTEISFGGAAIGGLYRASSREAAMETLQGAWEAGLRYFDTAPFYGFGLSERRFGDFLRYKPRDSYVLSTKVGRLLRPVPEDQVPDHSYVEPLPFAVDYDYSYDGIMRSVEFSYARLGLNKIDILYVHDIGAYTHGIEKTKLHFRQLMDGGIKALDELKRSGAISAYGLGVNEVPICLEVMHRAPLDCILLASRYSLLDRSAQAELLPLCRARQTSLVIGGVFNSGILATGPVQGAHFDYQPASRDVLARVDAMEKIAGEGGYPLAAAAFQFPLHEPLVATVLTGTAKLANLMRNIDLLDIDVPETEFAKYDPYTVIQELA